A DNA window from Parabacteroides johnsonii DSM 18315 contains the following coding sequences:
- the mce gene encoding methylmalonyl-CoA epimerase, with protein sequence MELTHIEHLGIAVKSIEACLPYYEEVLGLKCYNIEEVADQKVKTAFFKVGQTKIELLEPTSEDSTIAKFIEKKGEGIHHIAFAVPDVQAALNEAESKGVKLIDKAPRGGAEGLDIAFLHPKSTCSVLTELCMPGK encoded by the coding sequence ATGGAACTTACACATATCGAACATTTGGGTATCGCAGTGAAGAGCATCGAAGCTTGTCTGCCGTATTATGAAGAAGTTTTGGGATTGAAATGCTACAACATCGAGGAAGTGGCAGACCAAAAAGTAAAAACCGCCTTCTTTAAAGTTGGCCAGACTAAGATCGAATTATTGGAACCGACAAGCGAAGACAGTACAATCGCTAAATTCATCGAAAAGAAAGGCGAAGGTATCCACCACATCGCATTTGCCGTTCCCGACGTACAGGCAGCATTGAACGAAGCCGAATCAAAAGGTGTCAAGCTGATCGACAAAGCTCCTCGCGGAGGTGCAGAAGGCTTGGACATCGCATTCCTTCACCCGAAATCGACTTGCAGCGTTCTGACCGAACTTTGCATGCCGGGAAAATAA
- a CDS encoding acyl-CoA carboxylase subunit beta: MSNQLEKVKELIALRETARLGGGEKRIESQHKKGKYTARERIAMLLDEGSFEEFDMFVQHRCTNFGIEKTKYLGDGIVTGYGTIDGRLVYIYAQDFTVFGGALSEALAMKICKVMDQAMKMGAPVIGLNDSGGARIQEGVNALAGYAEIFQRNILASGVIPQISGIFGPCAGGAVYSPALTDFNIMTRGTSYMFLTGPKVVKTVTGEDVTQEQLGGASVHTTKSGVAHFAVDTEEDGLQLIRKLISFLPQNNLEETPLIECKDPIDRLDDNLNDIIPDNPNQAYDMYDVIGTIIDNGEFLEVHADYAKNIIVGFARFNGQTVGIVANQPKVMAGCLDSNASRKAGRFVRFCDAFNIPLVTLVDVPGFLPGTGQEYNGVILHGAKLLYAYGEATVPKVTVTLRKSYGGAYCVMSSKHLRGDMNYAWPTAEIAVMGPSGAVEVIFAKEVAASEDPKACAAEKEAEYKKAFANPYNAAQYGYIDDVIEPRNTRFRIIRALQQLQTKKLSNPAKKHDNLPL, translated from the coding sequence ATGAGTAACCAACTTGAAAAAGTAAAGGAGCTTATCGCCCTTCGCGAAACAGCTCGTTTAGGTGGGGGAGAAAAAAGAATTGAATCTCAGCACAAAAAAGGCAAATACACCGCACGCGAACGTATTGCCATGTTGCTGGATGAAGGAAGTTTTGAAGAATTCGATATGTTCGTACAACACCGTTGTACAAACTTCGGTATTGAAAAAACTAAGTATCTGGGCGACGGTATCGTAACAGGTTACGGTACGATCGACGGACGCCTGGTCTATATTTATGCGCAGGATTTCACCGTGTTCGGTGGTGCTTTGTCTGAAGCGCTGGCCATGAAGATCTGTAAAGTCATGGATCAGGCAATGAAGATGGGAGCTCCCGTTATCGGCTTGAACGACTCGGGTGGTGCACGTATCCAGGAAGGCGTAAACGCTTTGGCCGGTTACGCAGAAATCTTCCAGCGTAATATCTTAGCATCCGGTGTTATTCCTCAGATTTCCGGTATCTTCGGTCCATGTGCCGGTGGTGCGGTTTATTCTCCTGCCCTGACAGACTTCAACATTATGACTCGTGGAACAAGCTATATGTTCCTGACCGGTCCGAAAGTAGTAAAAACAGTTACAGGCGAGGACGTTACACAAGAGCAGTTAGGTGGAGCAAGCGTACACACGACCAAATCCGGTGTGGCCCACTTTGCAGTTGATACGGAAGAAGACGGTTTGCAGTTGATACGCAAATTGATTAGCTTCCTGCCACAGAACAACCTGGAAGAAACTCCGCTGATCGAATGTAAAGATCCGATCGACCGTCTGGATGACAACCTGAACGACATCATCCCTGACAATCCTAACCAGGCTTATGATATGTACGACGTAATCGGAACCATCATCGATAACGGTGAATTCCTGGAAGTACATGCCGACTATGCCAAGAACATTATCGTAGGTTTCGCCCGTTTCAACGGCCAGACTGTCGGTATCGTAGCCAACCAGCCGAAAGTAATGGCAGGCTGTCTGGACAGCAACGCTTCCCGCAAGGCAGGCCGTTTCGTCCGTTTCTGTGACGCTTTCAACATTCCTCTGGTTACATTGGTTGACGTACCGGGATTCTTACCGGGTACAGGCCAGGAATATAACGGCGTTATCCTGCACGGAGCTAAATTGCTTTACGCTTACGGTGAAGCTACAGTGCCCAAAGTTACTGTAACATTGCGCAAATCTTACGGTGGCGCTTACTGTGTGATGAGTTCCAAACATCTGCGTGGCGATATGAACTACGCATGGCCGACAGCCGAAATTGCAGTTATGGGTCCGAGCGGTGCTGTAGAAGTGATCTTCGCAAAAGAAGTGGCTGCCTCGGAAGATCCGAAAGCTTGCGCAGCAGAAAAAGAAGCCGAATACAAAAAAGCATTTGCAAACCCGTATAATGCCGCTCAATATGGCTATATCGACGATGTTATCGAACCTCGTAACACTCGTTTCCGTATTATTCGTGCTTTACAACAATTGCAGACTAAGAAGTTAAGCAATCCTGCTAAGAAACATGACAATCTGCCTCTATAA
- a CDS encoding OadG family transporter subunit, giving the protein MMNKKIGVLLLFALLVSFGAKAQLATSMRINEVLVINEDNFVDDYGKRHGWIELYNSSAGTVNIAGCFLTDDKNNPKKYPIPKGDVLTQIPPGQHVLFWADNEPDRGTFHVSFSLDPTKENYVALYNADGKTLIDEVTIPAGQVADVSFGRIIDGKEEWAQLTKVTPSTNNLTLDSNEKIDNFKENDSWGIGMTITAMAVVFLGLFLLYVIFKQIGKISIAVSKRNAKKAAGTTPIADNAGQESGEIFAAIGAALYEISDDNHDIENTVLTIRKVQRAYSPWSSKIYGLREMPKK; this is encoded by the coding sequence ATGATGAATAAGAAAATAGGGGTATTGCTGCTGTTTGCTTTGCTCGTTTCATTCGGGGCAAAAGCACAGCTCGCAACCTCCATGCGAATAAATGAAGTGCTGGTCATCAACGAAGATAACTTTGTCGATGACTACGGTAAACGTCACGGCTGGATCGAATTGTATAATTCCTCCGCCGGAACGGTGAACATCGCAGGATGTTTTCTGACGGACGACAAAAACAATCCGAAGAAATATCCGATCCCTAAAGGAGATGTATTGACACAGATTCCTCCGGGACAGCACGTGCTCTTCTGGGCAGACAATGAACCGGACCGGGGTACATTCCATGTCAGTTTTTCTTTGGATCCGACCAAAGAGAACTATGTAGCCTTATATAATGCGGACGGAAAAACCTTGATCGACGAAGTGACTATACCTGCAGGACAGGTAGCAGACGTCAGTTTCGGACGTATTATCGATGGTAAGGAAGAATGGGCACAGTTAACAAAAGTAACTCCCAGCACAAATAACCTGACACTGGACTCAAATGAAAAGATAGACAATTTCAAGGAAAACGACTCTTGGGGTATCGGTATGACCATTACTGCTATGGCAGTGGTATTCCTTGGATTATTCCTGTTGTATGTTATCTTCAAACAGATTGGAAAAATTTCCATCGCCGTCAGCAAACGAAATGCCAAGAAAGCAGCTGGAACCACACCTATTGCAGACAATGCAGGACAGGAATCCGGAGAAATATTCGCGGCCATCGGTGCTGCCCTTTATGAGATCAGCGACGACAACCACGATATCGAGAATACCGTGCTCACAATCCGTAAGGTGCAACGTGCTTATTCACCCTGGAGTTCCAAAATATACGGTTTGCGTGAAATGCCCAAAAAGTAA
- a CDS encoding biotin/lipoyl-containing protein, which yields MKSFKYTINGNVYKVHINSIVEDVAEVEVNGTPYQVKMEKPAKKQMVTLKRPAQAPTTASGEPVISRPAASTTKGAVKTPLPGVILQIKCNVGDTVKRGQTLLVLEAMKMENNINADRDGKIIEIKVNKGDSVLEGADLVVIG from the coding sequence ATGAAAAGTTTCAAATATACCATCAATGGTAATGTATATAAAGTACATATTAACTCAATTGTAGAAGATGTAGCCGAAGTGGAAGTAAACGGCACTCCTTATCAGGTAAAAATGGAGAAACCGGCTAAAAAACAAATGGTGACATTAAAACGTCCCGCACAAGCTCCTACCACAGCAAGTGGTGAACCTGTTATTTCACGTCCGGCAGCCTCTACAACCAAAGGAGCAGTCAAAACTCCGCTACCAGGCGTAATCCTGCAAATAAAATGTAACGTCGGCGACACAGTGAAGAGAGGACAAACCCTGCTTGTCCTTGAAGCTATGAAGATGGAAAACAACATCAACGCCGATCGTGACGGCAAGATCATCGAAATAAAAGTAAACAAGGGGGATTCAGTGCTGGAAGGTGCCGACCTCGTCGTAATAGGATAA
- a CDS encoding sodium ion-translocating decarboxylase subunit beta: MLGSVLLQAAGVAHESFLQFLGKNLELFLTYTGVYNATPGHLIMILIGLLFIFLAIKYEFEPMLLIPIGFGILIGNIPFKDAGLQVGIYEQGSVLNILYQGVTSGWYPPLIFLGIGAMTDFSALISNPKLLLIGAAAQFGIFGAYIIALQMGFEPNQAGAIGIIGGADGPTAIFLSSKLAPNLMGAIAVSAYSYMALVPIIQPPFMRLLTTKKERLIRMKPPRAVSSTEKIVFPIVGLLLTCFLVPSGLPLLGMLFFGNLLKESGVTRRLAETARGPLIDTITILLGITVGASTQATQFLTIDSVKIFGLGALSFVIATCAGVLFVKVFNLVLKEGNKINPLIGNAGVSAVPDSARISQIVGLEYDPTNYLLMHAMGPNVAGVIGSAVAAGILLGFLG; the protein is encoded by the coding sequence ATGTTAGGATCAGTATTATTACAAGCAGCAGGAGTTGCTCATGAAAGTTTTCTCCAGTTTCTGGGGAAAAATCTTGAGCTATTCCTTACATATACAGGAGTCTACAACGCGACCCCGGGTCACCTTATCATGATCCTTATCGGTCTGTTGTTCATATTTCTGGCTATTAAATATGAATTTGAACCCATGCTTCTTATCCCGATCGGCTTCGGTATCTTAATCGGTAACATACCTTTTAAAGATGCCGGACTACAAGTCGGTATTTATGAACAGGGTTCCGTACTGAACATCCTTTATCAGGGTGTAACCTCCGGATGGTATCCGCCACTGATCTTCCTCGGTATCGGAGCCATGACAGACTTTTCGGCATTGATCTCCAATCCAAAACTGCTGTTGATCGGTGCTGCTGCCCAATTTGGTATTTTTGGTGCATATATCATCGCTCTCCAGATGGGATTCGAACCGAACCAAGCCGGTGCTATCGGTATCATTGGTGGTGCTGACGGTCCGACGGCCATCTTCTTGTCTTCCAAGTTAGCTCCGAACCTGATGGGTGCTATTGCGGTATCAGCCTACTCTTATATGGCACTGGTCCCTATCATCCAGCCACCGTTCATGCGCTTATTGACAACTAAAAAAGAGCGTCTGATCCGTATGAAACCACCGAGAGCTGTTTCTTCTACAGAAAAGATCGTATTCCCGATCGTAGGTCTGTTGCTGACTTGCTTCCTGGTTCCTTCCGGTCTTCCCCTGTTGGGTATGTTGTTCTTCGGAAACTTATTGAAAGAAAGTGGTGTAACACGTCGTTTGGCTGAAACAGCTCGTGGTCCGCTGATCGATACAATCACAATCCTGTTAGGTATCACGGTAGGGGCTTCCACACAAGCAACCCAATTCTTGACCATCGATTCCGTCAAGATTTTCGGCTTAGGAGCTTTGTCATTTGTGATCGCAACTTGTGCTGGCGTATTGTTCGTTAAGGTATTCAATTTGGTTTTGAAAGAAGGCAACAAAATCAATCCGCTTATCGGTAATGCAGGTGTTTCTGCCGTCCCTGACTCTGCACGTATTTCACAAATCGTAGGTCTGGAATATGATCCGACCAACTACCTGTTGATGCATGCCATGGGTCCGAACGTAGCAGGTGTAATCGGTTCTGCCGTAGCAGCCGGTATCCTGTTAGGATTCTTAGGATAA
- the lon gene encoding endopeptidase La, which yields MKKDKVTMFAEESYNDLDDNIGIVMPILTDCDVDEDFTEGMEKVGEELPILPLRNMVLFPGVAMPVMIGRPKSMRLIKEAAHKKSLIGVVCQKDMNTEDPKMEDLYTTGVVADIVRVLEMPDGTTTVILQGKKRFQLEELSAYDPYLTGKIKLLEDVMPDKSDREFEALVSTIKDLTIKMLGAASEPPRDLIFSIRNNKNILYLINFSCCNVPNGSSEKQDLLLIGNLKDRAYRLLFILNREYQLVELKTSIQMKTHEDINQQQKEYFLQQQIKTIQEELGGNINELEIKELREKAAKKKWSPSVAETFEKEVRKLERLHPQSPDFSIQTQYVQTIINLPWNEYSKDNFNLAHAQKVLDRDHYGLEKVKERIIEHLAVLKLKGDMKSPIICLYGPPGVGKTSLGKSVAEALHRKYVRVSLGGLHDEAEIRGHRRTYIGAMSGRIIQNLQKAGTSNPVFILDEIDKVTNDFKGDPASALLEVLDPEQNNAFHDNYLDIDYDLSKVMFIATANNLNTISQPLLDRMELIEVSGYIMEEKVEIAARHLVPKQLEIHGLSKGKVKFPKKTLQAIIESYTRESGVRELDKKIAKIMRKLARKLASDEELPAQIRPEDLHDYLGAVEYTRDKYQGNDYAGVVTGLAWTAVGGEILFVESSLSKGKGSKLTLTGNLGDVMKESAMLALEYIHSHAGLFGIDEGMFENWNVHIHVPEGAIPKDGPSAGITMVTSLVSAFTQRKVRSNLAMTGEITLRGKVLPVGGIKEKILAAKRAGIKELILCQENKKDIEEIKPDYLKGLTFHYVDDIRQVVDLALLKEKVANPLF from the coding sequence ATGAAGAAAGATAAAGTAACGATGTTTGCCGAGGAGTCGTATAACGACCTGGATGATAATATTGGTATAGTAATGCCTATCCTCACGGATTGTGATGTTGATGAAGACTTTACCGAAGGTATGGAAAAGGTGGGGGAGGAATTGCCCATTCTTCCGCTTCGGAATATGGTTCTGTTTCCGGGCGTAGCTATGCCGGTGATGATCGGTCGTCCTAAATCCATGCGCCTGATCAAGGAAGCCGCCCACAAGAAAAGTCTGATCGGAGTGGTTTGCCAGAAGGATATGAATACAGAAGATCCGAAGATGGAAGATTTGTATACGACGGGAGTCGTGGCTGATATTGTCCGCGTGCTTGAAATGCCTGATGGGACGACGACCGTGATCCTGCAGGGTAAGAAGCGTTTCCAACTGGAAGAGCTTTCCGCTTACGATCCTTACCTAACCGGAAAGATCAAATTGCTTGAGGACGTCATGCCGGACAAGTCCGACCGCGAGTTCGAGGCGCTTGTCTCGACTATCAAAGATTTGACGATCAAGATGCTCGGAGCTGCTTCCGAACCGCCCCGCGACTTGATATTTTCAATAAGGAATAATAAAAATATTCTTTACCTGATCAATTTTTCTTGTTGCAATGTTCCCAACGGATCGTCTGAAAAACAGGATTTGTTGTTGATCGGTAACCTGAAAGACCGAGCGTACCGTCTTTTGTTCATCCTGAATCGGGAGTATCAGTTGGTGGAATTGAAAACATCCATCCAAATGAAGACGCACGAGGATATTAACCAGCAGCAGAAGGAATATTTTCTCCAGCAGCAGATCAAGACCATCCAGGAAGAGTTGGGGGGCAATATCAACGAGTTGGAGATAAAGGAACTGCGCGAAAAGGCTGCCAAGAAAAAATGGTCGCCGTCTGTAGCCGAAACGTTTGAAAAGGAAGTGCGCAAGTTGGAACGTCTGCATCCGCAATCTCCTGATTTTTCCATCCAAACGCAATATGTACAGACGATCATCAATCTGCCTTGGAACGAATACAGCAAGGATAATTTCAATCTTGCCCATGCCCAGAAAGTCCTGGATCGTGATCACTACGGGCTGGAGAAGGTGAAAGAGCGCATCATCGAACATTTGGCGGTGCTGAAATTGAAAGGCGATATGAAGTCGCCCATCATCTGTTTGTACGGGCCTCCGGGAGTCGGTAAGACTTCGTTGGGAAAATCGGTCGCAGAAGCCTTGCACCGCAAGTATGTTCGGGTTTCGTTGGGCGGTTTGCATGACGAGGCGGAGATACGTGGTCATCGCCGTACCTATATCGGTGCGATGTCCGGACGTATCATCCAGAACCTCCAGAAGGCTGGAACTTCAAACCCCGTGTTTATTCTTGACGAGATTGACAAGGTAACGAATGATTTCAAGGGAGATCCAGCTTCCGCTTTGCTTGAGGTGTTGGACCCGGAGCAGAACAATGCTTTCCATGATAATTATCTGGATATAGATTATGACTTGAGTAAAGTTATGTTTATCGCGACTGCCAATAACTTGAACACGATTTCCCAGCCGTTGCTGGATCGTATGGAGTTGATCGAAGTGAGTGGTTATATCATGGAAGAGAAGGTGGAAATTGCTGCCCGTCATCTGGTCCCGAAACAATTGGAGATTCACGGTCTGTCGAAAGGAAAAGTGAAGTTCCCGAAAAAGACGTTGCAGGCGATCATCGAATCTTACACCCGTGAGAGCGGCGTTCGTGAACTGGATAAAAAGATAGCCAAGATTATGCGTAAGTTGGCCCGTAAGCTGGCTTCCGACGAGGAGCTTCCCGCACAGATACGCCCCGAAGATCTGCACGATTATTTGGGAGCAGTCGAATATACCCGTGATAAATATCAGGGAAATGACTATGCGGGTGTCGTAACCGGACTTGCCTGGACGGCTGTCGGTGGTGAGATCCTGTTTGTGGAATCGAGTTTGAGTAAAGGAAAAGGTTCAAAGCTCACTTTGACAGGAAACTTAGGTGACGTGATGAAAGAATCTGCCATGTTGGCACTTGAATATATTCATTCGCATGCCGGGCTATTCGGTATTGACGAAGGTATGTTCGAGAACTGGAATGTCCATATCCATGTACCTGAGGGTGCGATTCCGAAAGACGGTCCGAGTGCGGGTATCACGATGGTCACATCTTTGGTGTCTGCTTTTACGCAGCGTAAGGTGCGCAGTAATTTGGCTATGACCGGCGAGATCACGTTGCGGGGTAAAGTCCTTCCGGTAGGTGGCATCAAAGAAAAGATATTGGCAGCCAAACGTGCCGGAATCAAGGAACTGATCCTCTGTCAAGAGAATAAGAAAGATATCGAAGAGATCAAGCCCGACTATCTGAAAGGACTGACTTTCCATTATGTGGATGATATCCGCCAAGTAGTCGATCTGGCCTTGTTGAAGGAAAAGGTGGCTAATCCGCTGTTCTGA
- a CDS encoding tRNA1(Val) (adenine(37)-N6)-methyltransferase: MSNPFFQFKQFTIRHDKCAMKVGTDGVLLGAWAGIESCNRILDIGTGTGLIAMMLAQRSKAVIDAIDIDAEACLQAQENAESSPFAERIKIQHSALSDFAQTDTGLYDLIVSNPPYFVDSLKCPDQKRNTARHTDTLTLEDLLQDSRKLLAPQGRIALILPYDQKERLTDCIRTQNLFLSKETSVIPVPGAEPKRLLAELTAEPPVFPTFSSQLTIEIARHQYTDEYVSLTKDFYLKM; encoded by the coding sequence ATGTCAAATCCTTTTTTCCAATTCAAACAATTCACCATCCGCCATGATAAATGCGCAATGAAAGTAGGAACTGACGGTGTTCTGCTCGGCGCATGGGCCGGAATAGAATCATGCAACCGCATACTGGACATCGGGACAGGGACTGGGCTAATCGCCATGATGCTGGCACAACGCAGCAAGGCGGTTATCGACGCTATCGATATAGATGCCGAGGCCTGTCTTCAGGCACAGGAAAATGCAGAATCCTCTCCTTTCGCCGAACGGATAAAAATCCAGCATTCCGCCCTGTCTGATTTCGCACAAACCGATACGGGCTTATATGACCTGATCGTATCCAATCCCCCTTATTTCGTCGATTCGTTGAAATGTCCTGACCAGAAGCGGAACACGGCTCGCCACACCGACACGCTGACATTGGAAGATTTGTTGCAGGACAGCCGCAAACTACTCGCCCCGCAGGGACGCATCGCTCTCATCCTGCCCTACGACCAAAAAGAACGTCTTACGGATTGTATCCGAACACAAAACCTGTTCCTTTCGAAAGAAACCTCCGTCATACCCGTACCCGGTGCCGAGCCGAAACGACTGTTAGCCGAGCTAACGGCAGAGCCACCCGTTTTTCCCACATTTTCCAGCCAGTTGACCATTGAGATTGCAAGACATCAGTACACTGACGAATATGTCAGCCTGACTAAAGACTTTTATCTAAAGATGTAA
- a CDS encoding diacylglycerol/lipid kinase family protein — translation MEGQTINIQAIINPISGVGSKRKIPKMIETAFAGGNCCVEISFTEYPGHASELTRQALDKGANCVIAVGGDGTVNEIARAMLHSDAVLGIIPKGSGNGLARELHIPMDVRRAIDLIVKGHVSTIDCCKANGRIFFCTCGVGFDAAVSQKFAGEKRRGSLTYIKNTVEEYLSYQPEPYELLIDSQTVKEKAFLVACGNASQYGNNAFIAPHANIQDGKMDITILSPFGPLDIAPLAIQLFTKQIDRNSKIKTFKGKEVTIIRQNPGVMHLDGEPIMADSRIEISVLPKSLNVLTPETVSFTEEVQNLFGEVTRFFDKKLPYIFR, via the coding sequence ATGGAGGGACAGACAATCAATATACAGGCTATTATAAATCCGATTTCGGGTGTCGGTTCGAAAAGGAAGATTCCGAAAATGATTGAAACCGCCTTTGCGGGCGGAAATTGTTGTGTGGAAATTTCTTTTACGGAATATCCCGGACATGCCAGTGAACTGACACGGCAAGCCCTCGATAAAGGAGCCAATTGCGTGATTGCGGTCGGGGGAGACGGGACTGTGAACGAGATTGCCCGCGCCATGCTCCATTCGGATGCTGTGCTGGGGATTATCCCGAAAGGTTCCGGTAATGGTCTGGCGCGTGAGCTGCATATTCCGATGGATGTACGCCGGGCGATCGATCTGATTGTAAAGGGGCACGTTTCGACAATTGATTGTTGCAAGGCGAACGGACGTATTTTTTTCTGTACCTGCGGAGTCGGTTTTGATGCGGCGGTCAGCCAGAAGTTTGCAGGGGAGAAACGCCGCGGGTCGCTTACTTATATAAAGAATACGGTGGAGGAATATCTGAGTTACCAACCCGAGCCTTATGAGCTCTTGATCGACAGTCAGACAGTCAAGGAAAAGGCGTTTTTGGTGGCTTGCGGGAATGCTTCGCAGTATGGCAACAATGCGTTTATTGCTCCTCATGCCAATATACAGGATGGTAAAATGGATATTACAATCCTTTCCCCTTTCGGTCCGCTGGACATAGCGCCGTTGGCTATCCAGCTGTTTACGAAGCAGATCGACCGTAACAGCAAGATCAAAACATTCAAAGGAAAAGAGGTGACGATCATTCGCCAGAATCCGGGAGTCATGCACCTGGATGGCGAGCCAATCATGGCGGACAGCCGGATTGAAATCTCCGTCCTTCCTAAATCATTGAACGTATTGACACCGGAAACTGTTTCCTTTACGGAGGAGGTGCAGAACCTGTTTGGCGAAGTGACTCGTTTCTTCGATAAGAAACTCCCTTACATCTTTAGATAA
- the spt gene encoding serine palmitoyltransferase, which translates to MKLLQEKLSKYDAPQRAMAAGIYPYFRMIESDQDTEVMISGKKVLMFGSNAYLGLTNHPKVKEAAIDAIKKYGTGCAGSRFLNGTLDLHIQLEKRLAEFVGKEDAIVYSTGFQVNLGVVSCLTGREDYIIWDELDHASIIEGHRLSFSTKLKYKHNDMESLEKQLQKCEPDKVKLIVIDGVFSMEGDIAKLPEIVALAKKYNASVMVDEAHGLGVLGDHGRGTCNHFGVTDDVDLIMGTFSKSLASIGGFIASDKETINYLRHNSRSYIFSASNTPAATAAAGAALDIMLSEPERIEHLWKLTHYALDGFRNMGCEIGHTSTPIIPLFIRDNDLTFLIVKELFEAGIFVNPVVSPAVAPEDTLIRFSLMATHTIEQLDYALEAIHKVFKSHGLVK; encoded by the coding sequence ATGAAACTTTTACAAGAGAAACTATCAAAGTACGATGCACCTCAGCGGGCTATGGCCGCAGGAATTTATCCATACTTCAGAATGATTGAAAGTGATCAGGATACAGAAGTAATGATCAGCGGTAAAAAGGTCCTGATGTTTGGTTCTAACGCCTATTTAGGCTTGACAAACCACCCGAAAGTAAAAGAGGCGGCAATTGATGCCATTAAGAAATATGGTACAGGTTGTGCCGGTTCACGCTTCCTGAACGGAACGCTGGATTTGCACATTCAGTTGGAAAAACGTCTGGCCGAATTTGTCGGAAAAGAAGATGCCATTGTTTATTCTACGGGATTTCAGGTAAACTTGGGTGTAGTATCCTGCCTGACAGGACGTGAAGACTATATTATCTGGGACGAGTTGGATCATGCATCCATCATCGAAGGACACCGCCTTTCCTTCTCTACCAAACTGAAATACAAGCATAACGATATGGAGTCTTTAGAAAAGCAACTCCAGAAATGCGAACCCGACAAGGTGAAGCTGATCGTTATCGACGGTGTGTTCAGTATGGAAGGCGACATTGCCAAATTACCAGAAATCGTTGCGTTAGCCAAGAAGTATAATGCAAGCGTGATGGTAGACGAAGCTCACGGTCTGGGGGTTCTGGGCGATCATGGTCGCGGAACCTGTAACCATTTCGGCGTAACTGACGACGTAGACCTGATTATGGGTACATTCAGTAAGTCGCTTGCTTCTATAGGTGGTTTCATCGCTTCGGACAAGGAGACGATCAACTATCTCCGCCACAACTCACGCTCTTACATATTCAGTGCAAGTAATACTCCCGCCGCTACAGCAGCAGCCGGTGCAGCACTCGATATCATGCTGAGTGAACCGGAACGCATCGAGCATCTGTGGAAACTGACTCACTATGCATTGGACGGATTCCGTAACATGGGGTGTGAAATCGGCCATACCTCAACACCGATCATCCCGTTGTTTATCCGCGACAATGACCTGACATTCCTGATCGTAAAAGAATTGTTCGAAGCCGGTATCTTCGTAAATCCAGTAGTCTCTCCGGCTGTTGCACCTGAAGATACGCTGATCCGGTTCTCGCTGATGGCAACTCACACGATCGAACAGCTCGACTACGCATTGGAAGCAATACACAAAGTATTTAAAAGTCACGGCCTGGTTAAGTAA